The following proteins are co-located in the Mus caroli chromosome 7, CAROLI_EIJ_v1.1, whole genome shotgun sequence genome:
- the LOC110297659 gene encoding zinc finger protein 419-like isoform X1: MATSQGPTILWSPMVIVEAAGGALPQVSQYSVKPANQEEGCVSFEDVAVYFSWEEWTLLDDSQRLLYQTVMTEIFTLVSSLRLELSGIHDSTQVESCGDLSVPALRFLTPCLWTGCWIKVESETPPFNQSLSTEGGVSSSTPQQQMLCCAETPFLSTDNVTILQTSSGLLRHQVTSSGGDTPTNTESGEAIQSEKKNCKCTYCGKIFTSISHLNRHWKIHTGEKPFQCSECGKSFSQKAFLIKHFRMHTGEKPYRCSECGKAFKHNISLISHQGLHTGEMPFKCTECGKSYRSKEGLKVHYRFHTGEMPFECSECGKSYRSREGLLNHFYSHTAEKPFSCGECGMYFTQNSELIEHLTVHGKPFKCNECGRVFNSSYNFIRHMKVHVVAKQYACRECDKVYCSSSSLYKHRKIHAR, translated from the exons ATGGCGACTTCCCAGGGCCCCACCATCCTCTGGAGCCCGATGGTGATTGTGGAGGCTGCGGGTGGAGCCCTGCCCCAG GTTTCCCAGTATTCAGTGAAACCTGCCAACCAGGAAGAG GGCTGCGTGTCCTTCGAGGATGTGGCTGTGTACTTCTCCTGGGAGGAATGGACACTGCTCGATGACTCTCAAAGGCTCCTGTACCAGACTGTGATGACGGAGATCTTCACACTGGTGTCTTCACTGA gaCTTGAACTTTCTGGGATTCATGATTCAACTCAGGTGGAATCTTGTGGAGATCTCTCTGTGCCTGCACTAAGATTCCTGACTCCGTGTTTATGGACAG GTTGTTGGATCAAAGTGGAGAGTGAAACACCCCCCTTTAATCAAAGCCTGTCCACAGAAGGAGGTGTCAGTTCATCCACGCCGCAACAGCaaatgctgtgctgtgctgagacaCCCTTCCTAAGCACGGACAATGTGACGATCCTCCAGACCTCCTCGGGTCTTCTCAGGCATCAGGTGACTTCCAGTGGTGGGGACACCCCCACGAACACTGAAAGTGGAGAGGCCATTCAGAGTGAGAAGAAGAACTGCAAATGCACTTACTGTGGCAAGATCTTTACCAGTATATCCCACCTCAATCGGCACTGGAAgatacacactggagaaaagcctTTTCAGTGCAGCGAGTGTGGCAAGTCCTTCAGCCAAAAAGCCTTTCTCATTAAGCATTTCAGAAtgcacactggagagaaaccttataggTGCAGTGAGTGTGGCAAAGCCTTCAAGCATAATATCTCCCTTATTTCTCATCAGGGACTCCACACAGGAGAAATGCCTTTTAAGTGCACTGAATGTGGGAAATCGTACAGGAGCAAAGAAGGCCTTAAGGTCCATTATCGATTTCATACTGGTGAAATGCCCTTTGAGTGTAGTGAATGTGGCAAATCGTACAGGAGCAGAGAGGGCCTTCTGAATCATTTCTACAGTCATACTGCGGAGAAGCCTTTCAGCTGCGGTGAATGTGGCATGTATTTCACCCAAAACTCCGAGCTCATTGAACATCTAACAGTTCATGGCAAGCCTTTCAAGTGCAACGAGTGTGGACGAGTCTTCAATTCCAGCTACAACTTCATTAGACACATGAAAGTGCACGTTGTAGCAAAGCAGTATGCATGCAGGGAGTGTGACAAGGTGTACTGCAGTAGCTCTAGCCTGTACAAACACCGGAAGATTCACGCTAGATAA
- the LOC110297655 gene encoding zinc finger protein 773-like encodes MGSVDQELGSEQDRKTGFTALCPGLEGARGARLCPPADSFEVYEDPVWLVADLGRIAMSMDPTAQQNQTAVALQGGQAQGGMAFSDVAIYFLREEWRLLDDSQRHLYHQVMMEVFVLMSSSGLIPSGTDITQLGSSGDRFIPALRFLTPRVELAKISCEQTLSTTMLQQQQQQLSRAEKPLQRAERRISVPKRNRSDPSEKTLQSTDNTMDCHTLSGLLRHHVTHSAVERPRSTKRGKATPSEKRNWKCCDCGKSFDCKSLLIRHRRIHTGEKPFKCSECEKSFIQRTDLNQHLKVHTGEKPFRCSECGKDFKHNCSLVGHQRLHTGEKPYKCNQCGESYMNRSSLTCHYLVHTGEKPYKCGECGKLFKEKSSLVYHTRVHTGERPFECSQCRKCFKKNSHLVKHQKVHSRGRPFKCNVCGRFFTMRYSLIKHQRFHTAAKHHECKECGKVFCYRTGLSIHRKIHTDKSIECNEHGK; translated from the exons ATGGGAAGTGTTGACCAGGAGTTGGgcagtgaacaggat AGGAAAACTGGTTTTACAGCTCTCTGTCCAGGACTGGAAGGCGCGAGAGGAGCGAGGCTTTGTCCTCCAGCAGACAGTTTTGAAGTCTACGAGGACCCCGTGTGGTTGGTTGCAGACCTGGGAAGAATAGCCATGTCCATGGACCCAACTGCCCAGCAAAATCAGACTGCAGTAGCTCTGCAGGGTGGCCAGGCACAG GGTGGTATGGCCTTTAGTGATGTGGCTATCTACTTCTTGAGGGAGGAATGGAGACTACTTGATGACTCTCAGAGGCATCTGTACCACCAGGTGATGATGGAGGTCTTTGTTCTCATGTCCTCATCAG GACTTATACCTTCTGGGACTGACATCACTCAGCTGGGGTCTTCAGGAGATCGCTTCATCCCTGCCCTGAGATTTTTGACTCCAA GAGTGGAGCTTGCAAAGATATCTTGTGAGCAGACCCTTTCAACGACcatgctgcagcagcagcagcagcagctgagccGTGCTGAGAAACCCTTACAAAGAGCAGAACGCAGAATTTCAGTTCCgaagagaaacagaagtgacCCATCAGAGAAGACTTTACAAAGCACAGACAACACAATGGACTGCCACACTCTCTCTGGGCTTCTCAGGCATCATGTGACTCACAGTGCTGTGGAGAGACCCAGGAGTACTAAGAGAGGAAAGGCCACTCCCAGTGAGAAGAGGAATTGGAAATGCTGCGACTGTGGCAAATCCTTCGATTGTAAGTCTCTGCTTATTCGACACCGGAGgatacacactggagaaaagccctTTAAGTGTAGCGAATGTGAGAAGTCCTTCATCCAAAGGACTGATCTGAATCAACACTTGAAAGttcacactggagaaaagccctTTAGATGCAGCGAATGTGGGAAAGATTTCAAACACAACTGCTCCCTTGTTGGGCATCAAAGacttcacactggagagaaaccttataaatgcAACCAGTGTGGGGAATCGTACATGAACAGGTCCAGCCTCACATGTCATTATCTGGttcacactggagaaaagcctTACAAATGCGGCGAGTGTGGAAAATTATTTAAGGAGAAATCCAGCCTCGTTTACCATACCCGAGTGCACACTGGAGAAAGGCCTTTTGAGTGCAGCCAGTGTAGgaagtgttttaaaaaaaactcgCACCTCGTGAAACACCAGAAAGTTCACAGCAGGGGAAGACCCTTTAAGTGTAATGTGTGTGGGAGATTCTTTACCATGAGGTACAGCCTCATCAAACACCAGAGATTTCACACTGCAGCAAAGCATCATGAGTGCAAGGAGTGTGGGAAAGTGTTTTGCTACAGGACTGGACTTTCTATACACCGAAAGATTCACACTGATAAAAGTATTGAGTGTAATGAACATGGGAAGTAG
- the LOC110297659 gene encoding gastrula zinc finger protein XlCGF8.2DB-like isoform X2 has protein sequence MTEIFTLVSSLRLELSGIHDSTQVESCGDLSVPALRFLTPCLWTGCWIKVESETPPFNQSLSTEGGVSSSTPQQQMLCCAETPFLSTDNVTILQTSSGLLRHQVTSSGGDTPTNTESGEAIQSEKKNCKCTYCGKIFTSISHLNRHWKIHTGEKPFQCSECGKSFSQKAFLIKHFRMHTGEKPYRCSECGKAFKHNISLISHQGLHTGEMPFKCTECGKSYRSKEGLKVHYRFHTGEMPFECSECGKSYRSREGLLNHFYSHTAEKPFSCGECGMYFTQNSELIEHLTVHGKPFKCNECGRVFNSSYNFIRHMKVHVVAKQYACRECDKVYCSSSSLYKHRKIHAR, from the exons ATGACGGAGATCTTCACACTGGTGTCTTCACTGA gaCTTGAACTTTCTGGGATTCATGATTCAACTCAGGTGGAATCTTGTGGAGATCTCTCTGTGCCTGCACTAAGATTCCTGACTCCGTGTTTATGGACAG GTTGTTGGATCAAAGTGGAGAGTGAAACACCCCCCTTTAATCAAAGCCTGTCCACAGAAGGAGGTGTCAGTTCATCCACGCCGCAACAGCaaatgctgtgctgtgctgagacaCCCTTCCTAAGCACGGACAATGTGACGATCCTCCAGACCTCCTCGGGTCTTCTCAGGCATCAGGTGACTTCCAGTGGTGGGGACACCCCCACGAACACTGAAAGTGGAGAGGCCATTCAGAGTGAGAAGAAGAACTGCAAATGCACTTACTGTGGCAAGATCTTTACCAGTATATCCCACCTCAATCGGCACTGGAAgatacacactggagaaaagcctTTTCAGTGCAGCGAGTGTGGCAAGTCCTTCAGCCAAAAAGCCTTTCTCATTAAGCATTTCAGAAtgcacactggagagaaaccttataggTGCAGTGAGTGTGGCAAAGCCTTCAAGCATAATATCTCCCTTATTTCTCATCAGGGACTCCACACAGGAGAAATGCCTTTTAAGTGCACTGAATGTGGGAAATCGTACAGGAGCAAAGAAGGCCTTAAGGTCCATTATCGATTTCATACTGGTGAAATGCCCTTTGAGTGTAGTGAATGTGGCAAATCGTACAGGAGCAGAGAGGGCCTTCTGAATCATTTCTACAGTCATACTGCGGAGAAGCCTTTCAGCTGCGGTGAATGTGGCATGTATTTCACCCAAAACTCCGAGCTCATTGAACATCTAACAGTTCATGGCAAGCCTTTCAAGTGCAACGAGTGTGGACGAGTCTTCAATTCCAGCTACAACTTCATTAGACACATGAAAGTGCACGTTGTAGCAAAGCAGTATGCATGCAGGGAGTGTGACAAGGTGTACTGCAGTAGCTCTAGCCTGTACAAACACCGGAAGATTCACGCTAGATAA